From Candidatus Hydrogenedentota bacterium, the proteins below share one genomic window:
- a CDS encoding zf-HC2 domain-containing protein — protein MKNESTTCPGDELLMDAALSAAAGTITSGDVRRAIEHAAVCDACGEALALFSGLRRSAKHPTVDSARGPCLDDNDLAEYVDGVMSWEDRVTAEAHLATCGHCVRSVADLHTLLAAAQPAQTAPQLVLAWLRDGLKVVGAAVETFTAVPLAAVPVLDGSLCPKVLSWDLDSAAGPIRVTVQHDRGEKATLRLVFEGAPEPGRRCRVHLKSGGALLESRTLESTGAVEFSELDTEDYEVEIDAAGGKTTFLFSLAPGE, from the coding sequence ATGAAGAATGAAAGCACGACATGCCCCGGCGATGAACTCCTGATGGACGCGGCCCTGAGCGCCGCGGCGGGCACGATTACGTCCGGCGATGTGCGTCGGGCCATAGAGCATGCCGCCGTGTGTGATGCGTGCGGGGAGGCCCTGGCGCTCTTTTCGGGGCTTCGCCGGTCGGCCAAGCACCCAACCGTGGATAGTGCCCGGGGGCCCTGCCTCGACGACAACGATCTGGCGGAATATGTCGACGGCGTGATGTCCTGGGAAGACCGCGTGACGGCGGAGGCCCATCTGGCGACCTGCGGGCATTGTGTCCGTAGCGTTGCCGACCTGCATACGCTCCTGGCGGCGGCACAACCGGCCCAAACCGCCCCGCAACTTGTCCTGGCGTGGCTTCGCGACGGCCTGAAGGTGGTCGGGGCGGCCGTGGAGACCTTCACGGCGGTTCCCCTTGCCGCCGTGCCGGTGCTGGACGGCTCATTGTGTCCCAAGGTTCTGTCCTGGGACCTGGACAGTGCGGCCGGTCCGATCCGGGTCACGGTGCAACACGACAGGGGGGAGAAGGCCACGCTCCGGCTCGTTTTTGAAGGAGCCCCCGAGCCGGGGAGGCGTTGTCGGGTCCACCTGAAGAGCGGGGGCGCGCTCCTCGAAAGCCGTACCCTCGAATCAACAGGGGCGGTGGAGTTCTCCGAGCTCGATACCGAAGACTACGAAGTCGAGATCGACGCGGCGGGCGGGAAAACGACCTTTCTGTTCTCCCTCGCACCGGGGGAGTAA
- a CDS encoding sigma-70 family RNA polymerase sigma factor: MSSHSYRTDNELIAACLAEEPAAWESFMSQYRRLIRSTSAQLRRRYEVASIDTDDLEHHIYQKLLEDDRRRIRAWQGRARFSTYLVQVTRNLVMDYYALRNKGPLAEEYQVCEEVEHDAGEDEEQSLRRAALETVLRSLPEKQALLIRLRLEGKTLQEIAEITGRPLGTISVENSRALTKLRTGILALMNEHNHEE, translated from the coding sequence ATGTCGTCTCATAGTTACAGAACAGACAATGAACTTATCGCGGCCTGCCTGGCGGAAGAGCCAGCGGCCTGGGAAAGTTTCATGAGCCAGTACCGCCGGTTGATCCGGTCCACCTCGGCCCAGTTGCGCCGGCGCTATGAGGTGGCCAGTATCGACACGGATGATCTGGAGCACCACATCTACCAGAAACTGCTGGAAGATGACCGCCGCCGGATCCGGGCCTGGCAGGGCCGGGCGAGGTTTTCCACCTACCTGGTTCAAGTGACCCGCAACCTGGTGATGGATTATTACGCCTTGCGAAACAAGGGCCCCCTCGCCGAGGAGTATCAGGTCTGCGAAGAGGTCGAGCACGATGCCGGCGAGGATGAAGAACAGTCGCTGCGTCGCGCGGCCCTGGAGACGGTGCTGAGGTCGCTTCCGGAGAAGCAGGCTCTGCTGATTCGACTGAGACTTGAAGGGAAGACGCTGCAGGAAATTGCGGAGATAACCGGCAGACCGCTGGGTACCATTTCGGTGGAAAACTCGCGGGCGCTGACCAAATTGCGGACGGGCATACTCGCCCTGATGAACGAGCACAACCATGAAGAATGA
- a CDS encoding CHAT domain-containing protein — protein MIERAQWTVEIQVESGPHQGRRIGLSGPEIRIGRGADNEVSLADDHTVSERHARIYVDSGQWFAEDCGSRNGLLVQSLDQLSRISVPLPLQPETVLVLGATRLRVVLSEVHTSTAASPEPVIAATVLQIAFSEGQLRYRLSGSDPLSRQYTIDYPDSLASRIGRDLARIAQRGNAGWSGGMAELRELGTLLGAQIIPQRVRERLEALPSDGLIVSHDSELIDVPWELVLSGELLWCERFALGRQVVLGDLSQRMAIHGAPKRQRMLIIADPRGDLPEAREEAETLLWSLESGRSFLDVDFLAGGRATQVAVLRAMESADLVYYIGHGVYDPERPEASGWQLSDGALGPAQIRSLSRPPRLVFSNACNSAEETPQKKEHMGHAPNTGLASGLLLAGVGAVVGARWPIRAESSAALANVFFHRLLRGTPIGAALREARMVTRRARGDDDLSWAAFILYGNPVQRLAPIAPEAACK, from the coding sequence ATGATCGAGCGAGCGCAATGGACGGTGGAGATCCAGGTGGAATCCGGCCCGCACCAGGGGCGGCGGATCGGGCTTTCCGGACCCGAAATCCGCATCGGTCGGGGAGCGGACAACGAAGTTTCCCTCGCCGACGACCACACGGTATCCGAGCGTCACGCCCGTATCTATGTCGATTCAGGCCAGTGGTTTGCAGAAGATTGCGGCAGCCGAAACGGCCTCTTAGTCCAATCGCTTGACCAGCTTTCCCGTATTTCTGTCCCCCTGCCCCTGCAACCCGAGACTGTCCTCGTCCTCGGCGCGACCCGCCTCCGGGTCGTGCTTTCGGAGGTCCACACCAGCACCGCCGCGTCACCCGAACCGGTCATCGCGGCGACGGTGCTGCAAATCGCCTTTTCCGAAGGCCAACTGCGCTACCGGCTGTCCGGAAGCGACCCCCTGTCGCGGCAATATACCATCGACTATCCCGATTCGCTGGCTTCCCGCATTGGGCGAGACCTCGCCCGGATAGCCCAGCGCGGAAACGCGGGGTGGTCCGGCGGCATGGCCGAGCTGCGGGAACTGGGAACCCTGCTGGGTGCGCAAATTATACCACAACGGGTCCGCGAACGGTTGGAGGCGCTTCCCAGCGATGGGCTGATTGTGTCCCATGACAGCGAGTTGATTGATGTTCCCTGGGAGCTGGTGCTTTCGGGGGAACTCCTTTGGTGTGAACGTTTTGCCCTGGGTCGCCAGGTGGTTCTTGGCGACCTGAGCCAGCGTATGGCGATCCACGGAGCCCCGAAGCGCCAGCGCATGCTGATTATCGCCGACCCCCGGGGCGACCTTCCGGAGGCCCGAGAGGAGGCAGAGACTCTGCTCTGGTCACTGGAATCAGGGCGCAGTTTCCTGGATGTGGACTTCCTGGCCGGTGGGCGGGCCACCCAGGTCGCGGTGCTCCGGGCCATGGAGTCGGCCGACCTCGTCTATTATATCGGCCACGGGGTCTATGATCCGGAGCGCCCCGAGGCCTCGGGCTGGCAACTGAGCGATGGCGCACTCGGACCGGCGCAAATTCGCAGCCTGTCCCGTCCGCCACGGCTCGTCTTTTCCAACGCGTGCAATTCCGCGGAGGAGACCCCGCAGAAAAAGGAGCACATGGGCCACGCCCCCAACACAGGGCTGGCCTCGGGGCTGCTGCTGGCGGGGGTTGGGGCCGTGGTGGGCGCACGCTGGCCCATACGCGCGGAGAGCAGTGCGGCCCTCGCCAACGTATTCTTTCACCGATTGCTTCGCGGAACTCCCATCGGCGCGGCGCTTCGGGAGGCCCGGATGGTAACCCGGCGTGCCCGGGGTGACGATGATCTTTCCTGGGCCGCGTTCATTCTTTACGGCAACCCTGTGCAGCGACTGGCGCCCATTGCGCCGGAAGCGGCATGTAAGTAA
- a CDS encoding protein kinase, whose amino-acid sequence MVANNPMPHQPPEDSRARTQAFDPAAAQSDPWLGRMAGNYHILSKLGSGGFGAVYTARDIHLDRLVALKMLRYPEDSVARADLLKEARVLAKLGEQPGVVQVFGWGEVDGNCYFALEMLPRSAADLLREAPCGLPATQALELLIPCAEALAQAHGRGIVHGDIKPANILSDGGRGKLCDFGLARFYRHSTPANGMVIGSPAFMAPEQLRGEIAGPASDIFAIGVTLYQLLSGQLPFDRPTPEETTAAILDNHWRPLRDLMPSVDARLERIVEACLAPDPDLRYPSAKALADALRACRTREKSARSGRDRRRVLLPFAAALLAVVLGAVLFPLLETGLHSGGANTAQAEARNLLEQGNYQAAARAFQEALAGGAADDRVRYGLGYALLLDGKLEEAETAFASIEDPVRAAEGHAAVAQARNDSDAPEDLAEAARQDESSYASVLLASADLSAGHWSEARDRLAQLDENDLDYNWQRARLWQSLGTAHFRLGEVAEARAAFERAAGTGNAQSAVVAEGYLEITERELAREARQDLSAQIARLRDLRDRAPEVEITDRWTSRPMRVWIPPVDVGNSAIAADSGLADVLPWRLSTALFAQTDRPVDVVDRSITASLLSEQELSAQLSAPEDTVRLGEFLGARVAVLCQANTVFGEQAISVSLVDVETSRRIPAGEFPLNRATALAPLVEQIGRAVVTALEKAYPLRGQVRQTDEGLRINIGTDAGLKAGMSLKLMTGPGPEYTLPGISATIAEPIGASTAGVTLVPADATVPAEGWHAEATPRPEVDHG is encoded by the coding sequence GTGGTAGCCAACAACCCCATGCCCCATCAGCCGCCGGAGGATTCGCGAGCGCGAACCCAGGCCTTCGATCCGGCAGCGGCCCAATCCGACCCCTGGCTGGGCCGGATGGCGGGCAACTACCATATCCTCTCCAAACTCGGCAGCGGTGGCTTTGGGGCCGTCTACACGGCCCGTGACATCCACCTGGACCGATTGGTCGCCCTCAAGATGCTCCGGTACCCGGAGGATTCCGTCGCCCGGGCGGATCTGCTCAAAGAGGCCCGCGTGCTGGCGAAGCTCGGCGAGCAGCCCGGCGTCGTGCAGGTTTTTGGCTGGGGCGAGGTGGACGGCAACTGCTATTTTGCGCTCGAGATGCTGCCCAGAAGCGCAGCGGACCTGCTGCGCGAAGCGCCTTGCGGTCTCCCCGCCACGCAGGCGCTGGAGCTGCTCATCCCCTGTGCCGAAGCGCTGGCCCAGGCCCATGGCCGGGGCATTGTCCACGGCGATATCAAGCCGGCGAATATCTTGAGCGACGGCGGGCGCGGCAAACTCTGCGATTTTGGCCTGGCCAGATTCTACCGGCACTCGACTCCCGCGAACGGGATGGTGATTGGTTCCCCCGCCTTCATGGCGCCGGAACAATTGCGGGGCGAAATCGCCGGACCGGCCTCCGATATTTTTGCGATCGGCGTCACCCTTTATCAGCTCCTGAGCGGGCAACTGCCCTTCGACCGGCCAACGCCGGAGGAAACGACCGCCGCGATTCTGGACAATCACTGGCGCCCCCTCCGGGATTTGATGCCCAGCGTCGACGCGCGGCTGGAACGCATCGTGGAAGCCTGCCTGGCGCCCGATCCGGACCTGCGCTACCCCTCGGCAAAGGCCCTGGCGGATGCGCTGCGCGCATGCCGGACGCGGGAAAAGTCCGCACGTTCCGGGCGCGACCGGCGGCGCGTCCTTCTGCCTTTTGCGGCGGCCCTGCTGGCCGTGGTACTGGGTGCGGTGCTCTTTCCGTTGCTGGAAACAGGCCTCCACTCCGGCGGCGCCAACACGGCACAGGCCGAGGCCCGGAATCTGCTGGAGCAGGGTAATTATCAGGCCGCCGCTAGAGCGTTTCAGGAAGCACTCGCCGGCGGCGCCGCCGATGACCGCGTTCGGTATGGCCTGGGGTACGCCCTGTTGCTCGATGGCAAACTGGAAGAGGCCGAAACGGCATTCGCTTCCATCGAGGATCCCGTGCGCGCCGCCGAAGGCCATGCCGCCGTGGCCCAGGCCCGCAATGACAGCGACGCCCCCGAGGACCTCGCCGAGGCGGCACGTCAGGATGAATCGAGCTATGCCTCGGTTCTGCTCGCCTCCGCCGATCTCTCGGCGGGACACTGGAGCGAAGCGCGGGATAGACTGGCGCAGCTCGATGAAAATGACCTCGACTACAACTGGCAGCGCGCCCGGCTCTGGCAGTCATTGGGAACGGCCCACTTCCGGCTCGGCGAAGTGGCCGAGGCCCGCGCCGCCTTCGAACGCGCGGCCGGTACGGGAAACGCCCAGAGCGCGGTCGTGGCCGAAGGCTATCTGGAAATAACCGAACGGGAGCTCGCCCGGGAGGCGCGCCAAGATTTGAGCGCCCAGATCGCGCGGCTGCGGGATCTCCGCGATCGCGCGCCTGAAGTGGAGATCACCGACCGCTGGACGAGCCGTCCGATGCGGGTGTGGATCCCCCCGGTCGACGTGGGCAACAGCGCCATCGCCGCCGACTCCGGTCTGGCGGACGTTCTGCCCTGGCGCCTGAGCACGGCGCTTTTTGCCCAGACCGACCGGCCCGTGGACGTGGTCGATCGCAGCATTACCGCGTCGCTCCTTTCGGAACAGGAACTCTCCGCCCAGTTGAGCGCGCCGGAGGACACGGTCCGCCTCGGCGAATTCCTGGGCGCGCGCGTGGCCGTCCTCTGCCAGGCCAACACGGTCTTTGGCGAACAGGCCATTTCCGTATCTCTGGTGGACGTTGAAACCAGCCGCCGCATCCCCGCGGGCGAATTCCCCCTGAACCGTGCGACGGCACTGGCGCCGCTGGTGGAGCAAATCGGCCGGGCTGTCGTGACCGCGCTGGAGAAGGCCTATCCCCTTCGGGGCCAGGTACGCCAGACCGACGAAGGACTCCGAATCAATATCGGCACGGATGCTGGCCTGAAAGCGGGCATGTCCCTGAAGCTTATGACGGGCCCCGGCCCGGAATACACCCTGCCTGGCATCTCGGCCACCATTGCCGAGCCCATTGGCGCGTCCACCGCCGGCGTGACCCTGGTCCCTGCGGATGCGACGGTACCTGCCGAGGGCTGGCACGCGGAGGCAACGCCCCGACCCGAGGTCGACCATGGATAA
- a CDS encoding outer membrane protein transport protein encodes MSSPSNYRAALVALALVALPAAAQNAGGLGADRAIPPTPDPVGAGARAAGMSNAFIAIADDATAASWNPAGLVQLERPEVAIVGSLLTLRHDFSASSEPGFGGDFEDDFSDLNFLSFTAPLPRPIFDRNATVSLSYQRRFDFNQSFEGRVSGASVLNLEPPVLLNQRTTLRFDQEGSLSTISPAFAIELTRKLSIGAALNLWRSTFLSDNGWKQTTRVNGVSLLGASTSLSRGFSSESYEDFSGENFTLGLLWKPNPRWSFGLRYDTAFTGTADYAAQDRELRFRLGGNRPLFNGNATRETREISFPDTLALGLAWRPNDRLTVGLDVSRTDWNDLVVKDRQGRRFSMVDGTDRDNPFQKTDFDPTWAVRLGAEYVFIPKEPGEDLPWLWTLRGGLSYEEEPASGRSSRNYFSKGDGNADQFYGLSLGAGVLIGQRVNIDLAWQMRYGPGVNGDLNPGVAGFDDDELRHRLMLSTVVYF; translated from the coding sequence TTGTCATCACCAAGTAACTATCGCGCCGCCCTCGTTGCGCTCGCACTTGTCGCGCTACCCGCCGCCGCCCAGAACGCCGGCGGGCTCGGGGCCGATCGCGCCATCCCCCCCACGCCCGATCCCGTGGGCGCGGGCGCGCGTGCGGCGGGCATGTCCAATGCCTTCATCGCCATTGCGGACGACGCGACCGCAGCGTCGTGGAATCCGGCAGGCCTCGTGCAACTGGAGCGGCCCGAGGTCGCCATCGTAGGCTCCCTGCTCACACTGCGTCATGATTTTTCGGCAAGTTCCGAGCCAGGATTCGGGGGGGATTTTGAAGACGACTTTTCCGACCTGAACTTTCTGAGTTTCACCGCGCCGCTGCCCCGGCCCATTTTCGATCGCAATGCCACGGTTTCGCTCAGCTACCAGCGCCGCTTCGATTTCAACCAGTCCTTCGAGGGGCGCGTTTCCGGCGCCTCGGTTCTCAATCTGGAGCCGCCGGTGCTGCTTAATCAACGCACCACGCTCCGCTTTGATCAGGAAGGCAGCCTGAGCACGATCTCGCCCGCATTCGCCATCGAACTGACCCGCAAGCTATCCATTGGCGCCGCGCTGAATCTCTGGCGCAGCACCTTTCTGTCGGACAACGGCTGGAAGCAGACTACGCGGGTGAACGGGGTCTCCCTCCTCGGCGCATCGACGTCGCTGTCGCGCGGTTTTTCCAGCGAGTCCTATGAGGATTTCAGCGGCGAAAATTTCACGCTCGGCCTGCTGTGGAAGCCCAACCCCCGCTGGAGTTTCGGCCTGCGCTACGACACGGCCTTTACCGGCACGGCGGACTATGCCGCTCAGGATCGCGAACTGCGCTTTCGACTCGGTGGCAACCGGCCCCTATTCAATGGAAACGCCACCCGCGAAACGCGCGAGATCAGTTTTCCCGACACCCTCGCGCTGGGCCTGGCATGGCGTCCCAACGACCGCCTGACTGTGGGGCTCGATGTGAGCCGCACCGACTGGAACGATCTCGTCGTAAAAGACCGTCAGGGACGCCGCTTTTCCATGGTCGATGGCACCGATCGCGATAATCCGTTTCAGAAAACGGATTTTGATCCGACCTGGGCCGTGCGGCTGGGCGCGGAATATGTTTTCATTCCCAAAGAACCGGGCGAGGATCTCCCCTGGCTGTGGACCCTGCGCGGCGGACTTTCCTATGAGGAAGAGCCGGCTTCGGGTCGCTCCAGCCGGAACTACTTCAGCAAAGGCGATGGCAATGCCGATCAGTTCTACGGGCTTTCCCTCGGCGCGGGTGTGCTCATTGGCCAGCGGGTCAATATCGATCTGGCCTGGCAGATGCGTTACGGCCCGGGCGTGAACGGCGATCTTAACCCCGGCGTGGCGGGCTTTGACGACGACGAACTGCGCCATCGTCTGATGCTTTCCACTGTGGTGTATTTCTGA
- a CDS encoding cytochrome P450, giving the protein MIPHPIDPPGPGRFRSLRPLFKMCHDRITPVMDCFQRYGNFVMLDGLDGRVYLVNEPDAVHELLAVSHRDVRKDTGHQLFLRPVLRNGLLLNEGEAHLKQRRMMQPAFHTGRIAKYVETMVAFAERTSGRWRDGQRIDAMGEMMSLALDIVGKTLFNSEIAEDKRHIASAIEDILRADSILLLPHGQRIIRLPFPRARRFWRAIATLDDIVFRIIAEHRASGGEGDLLHMLLEARDEEDGSAMTDDELRDEVLTLFLAGHETTASTMTWAWRMLAENPEVEARFHGEIDQVLGGRPPVMEDAERLPWTRQIVEETLRLYPPAYFFGRETLREIEILGYRIPPGSQVLLSPFATHRDPRFFPDPQRFDPERFSAEQRDSRPRNAWFPFGAGPRKCIGERFAMMEAMLVLATIGQHWRLCAEGAPRPAIDPRITLRPKGGMPLTVQRRGA; this is encoded by the coding sequence ATGATCCCCCACCCCATCGACCCGCCCGGCCCCGGCCGCTTCCGTTCCCTTCGACCCCTCTTCAAGATGTGCCATGATCGCATCACGCCTGTGATGGACTGCTTCCAACGCTATGGGAATTTTGTGATGCTGGACGGGCTGGATGGACGCGTCTACCTCGTAAACGAGCCGGACGCCGTGCACGAGCTGCTGGCCGTATCCCATCGCGATGTGCGCAAAGACACCGGCCACCAGTTGTTCCTTCGACCCGTGCTCCGCAATGGGCTGCTCCTCAATGAGGGGGAAGCCCACTTGAAACAGCGGCGCATGATGCAGCCGGCCTTTCACACGGGCCGCATCGCCAAGTACGTGGAAACGATGGTTGCCTTTGCCGAGCGGACCTCGGGGCGCTGGCGGGACGGCCAGCGGATCGACGCCATGGGCGAGATGATGTCCCTCGCCCTGGATATCGTGGGGAAGACACTTTTCAATTCCGAGATCGCCGAAGACAAGCGGCACATCGCGTCCGCGATTGAAGATATCCTTCGGGCGGACAGCATCCTGCTGCTTCCCCATGGCCAACGGATCATTCGCCTGCCCTTTCCCCGTGCGCGGCGATTCTGGCGGGCTATCGCCACGCTGGACGATATTGTGTTCCGGATCATCGCGGAGCACCGGGCTTCGGGCGGCGAGGGGGACCTGCTCCACATGCTCCTGGAGGCGCGCGACGAGGAAGACGGCAGTGCCATGACCGACGACGAGTTGCGCGACGAAGTCCTCACGCTTTTTCTAGCGGGCCACGAAACGACCGCGAGCACCATGACGTGGGCCTGGCGTATGCTTGCGGAGAACCCCGAGGTCGAAGCGCGCTTTCATGGCGAGATCGATCAAGTGTTGGGTGGCCGTCCGCCTGTCATGGAGGATGCCGAGCGGCTCCCCTGGACGCGACAGATCGTGGAAGAGACCCTGCGCCTCTACCCACCCGCGTACTTCTTCGGACGGGAGACCCTGCGCGAGATTGAGATTCTGGGCTACCGCATTCCACCGGGTTCGCAGGTGCTGTTGAGTCCGTTTGCGACTCACCGCGACCCGCGCTTCTTCCCCGACCCCCAGCGATTCGATCCCGAGCGTTTCAGCGCGGAGCAGCGGGACAGCCGTCCGCGCAACGCCTGGTTTCCCTTCGGCGCCGGGCCGCGAAAGTGCATCGGCGAACGTTTCGCCATGATGGAGGCCATGCTGGTGCTCGCGACGATTGGACAGCACTGGCGCCTCTGCGCCGAGGGTGCGCCACGACCGGCGATTGACCCGAGGATTACGCTGCGACCCAAGGGGGGCATGCCGCTCACGGTCCAGCGGCGGGGCGCGTAA
- a CDS encoding MMPL family transporter: protein MRQALPQSRIFFISAVSTVVLLAFAPLGLSRLTIDNGIEQWVEQDADAQRYADFRKDFGGDDDILMVYTGGGLLSETALDLQIGVLQAIEAVPGVDSVKSIPSLFRDEFGAESAEELEAELRSSPFYERVIVSPDRSTGGMIISGTAPVASAERRAYVAALKAAASPLRLVGWSVHWAGPIVLNAALDRESEREARRLLPVAATASCLILLLTLRSPRKVLAAFIVSGLSLVITLGLMGWLGLTMNMVTVALPPVLWVLSMAYMVHLLRYHETALLEGRGIRGAADRALSECAWPCLLAALTTSLGFFSLCTAGMAPVRELGVAGGIGIPVAFLVAMGLGPVLIVVLDLRATARAPRTIWGSGTGIPGYERHGGRILWGAIVFTLIFSLLGTRVKTESNPLTFLDADHEVVRDAAVISEKFSGLYTLETILQLPGSWLDERNWPAIEAQVAQLSAEPGIARVISPLDYLKKLHQWSAGGAGEAYRLPENREAARQLVEAMSEEARQPLNSLVSPDGERIRLSSLVRVMDGAELLAIVARSDDALAVAPGGITGYHTGVVLRLVRAQFGLIQTQVNSLGLAVAVVFLCIWIGLRSIKLMLLSVAPNLLPIAGLFGAMGLFGIPLDPATVMVAAIAVGIAVDDTLHLLSSWRERIEGGEENRGALHAALEVNTPAMLATAMTACVGFLALGLSSFAPIRYFGLLSAGTMAVAVLADLWLLPVTVLMSESKKIRGEGEIERKS from the coding sequence TTGAGACAGGCCCTTCCCCAGAGCAGAATCTTTTTCATCTCGGCCGTGTCCACCGTCGTGCTGCTCGCGTTCGCCCCCCTCGGCCTGTCGCGGCTGACGATCGACAACGGTATCGAGCAGTGGGTGGAGCAGGACGCGGACGCGCAGCGCTACGCCGACTTCCGAAAGGACTTCGGCGGCGACGATGACATTCTGATGGTGTACACCGGCGGCGGGCTGCTTTCCGAGACCGCTCTCGATCTCCAGATCGGGGTCTTGCAGGCGATCGAGGCGGTGCCCGGCGTGGACTCCGTGAAGAGCATTCCCTCGCTCTTTCGAGACGAGTTCGGCGCGGAAAGCGCGGAGGAGCTGGAGGCGGAGTTGCGCTCCTCGCCGTTCTACGAGCGTGTCATCGTTTCTCCCGATCGTTCCACCGGCGGCATGATCATCAGCGGTACCGCGCCCGTCGCATCCGCCGAGCGGCGCGCCTATGTCGCCGCACTGAAGGCGGCGGCCAGCCCCCTCCGACTTGTGGGGTGGTCGGTGCACTGGGCCGGTCCGATTGTGCTCAACGCGGCGCTTGACCGGGAGTCGGAGCGCGAGGCCCGGCGGCTCCTGCCCGTGGCGGCCACCGCATCGTGTCTGATCCTCCTTCTCACGCTGCGTTCACCGCGCAAAGTGCTGGCCGCGTTTATTGTTTCGGGACTCTCGCTCGTAATCACGCTCGGGCTCATGGGATGGCTCGGCCTGACCATGAACATGGTCACCGTGGCCCTTCCGCCCGTGCTCTGGGTGCTTTCCATGGCCTACATGGTCCACCTGCTCCGCTACCACGAGACGGCCCTGCTGGAGGGACGGGGCATTCGCGGTGCGGCGGACCGGGCGCTATCCGAGTGCGCCTGGCCTTGTCTGCTCGCGGCGCTTACCACGTCGCTGGGCTTTTTCTCGCTCTGCACGGCGGGCATGGCCCCCGTCCGGGAACTGGGAGTGGCGGGAGGTATCGGAATTCCGGTTGCGTTTCTCGTGGCGATGGGTCTCGGTCCGGTCCTTATCGTGGTGCTCGATTTGCGCGCAACGGCGCGAGCACCCCGGACGATATGGGGCTCCGGCACCGGCATACCCGGATATGAACGCCACGGCGGACGAATTCTCTGGGGGGCCATCGTGTTCACGTTGATATTCTCGCTGTTGGGCACGCGCGTGAAGACGGAGTCCAACCCCCTGACCTTTCTGGACGCCGATCACGAGGTGGTGCGCGATGCGGCGGTGATCAGTGAAAAGTTCTCAGGATTGTATACCCTGGAGACGATACTCCAGCTTCCCGGCTCCTGGCTGGACGAGCGCAATTGGCCGGCGATCGAGGCCCAGGTTGCCCAGCTCAGCGCCGAGCCCGGCATCGCCCGGGTCATTTCGCCCCTGGACTATCTGAAAAAGCTGCACCAGTGGTCCGCCGGCGGCGCGGGGGAGGCCTATCGGCTTCCGGAGAATCGCGAGGCCGCGCGCCAGCTCGTGGAGGCCATGTCGGAGGAGGCCCGGCAGCCGCTCAATTCTCTGGTGTCGCCCGACGGCGAACGGATCCGCCTGTCCAGCCTGGTGCGGGTGATGGACGGCGCTGAGCTGCTCGCGATCGTGGCGCGTTCGGATGACGCGCTGGCGGTTGCGCCGGGCGGAATCACCGGCTATCACACGGGTGTGGTGCTCCGCCTGGTGCGGGCCCAGTTCGGTCTGATTCAGACCCAGGTCAACAGCCTGGGCCTGGCCGTGGCCGTGGTTTTCTTGTGTATCTGGATCGGGCTGCGTTCAATCAAACTCATGCTCCTGTCCGTCGCACCCAATCTGCTGCCCATCGCCGGGTTGTTCGGCGCCATGGGGCTCTTCGGTATCCCCCTCGATCCCGCGACCGTCATGGTGGCCGCGATAGCGGTCGGCATCGCGGTGGACGATACCTTGCATCTGCTCTCGAGCTGGCGCGAGCGAATTGAAGGGGGAGAGGAGAATCGCGGCGCGCTTCACGCGGCCCTGGAAGTGAACACACCCGCAATGCTGGCGACGGCCATGACGGCCTGCGTGGGTTTCCTCGCACTCGGGCTGTCCAGCTTTGCGCCAATCCGCTACTTCGGGCTGTTGTCGGCGGGAACGATGGCGGTGGCGGTGCTGGCGGATCTCTGGCTGCTCCCGGTGACCGTGCTCATGAGCGAATCTAAAAAAATCCGGGGCGAGGGAGAGATCGAACGGAAATCATGA
- a CDS encoding SCP2 sterol-binding domain-containing protein, which yields MPDSFRERQRAASRQYFTGYLPGLRGQLLIPGLRSLSCALGVSLTDVEGAAWTLVVASGRLVAIEAGTEAAQCVFMLESGTLLEIVTGTLPPDRAFFDLRIEIEGDIALGLQLSTVLEPFFAQHAFRLSHS from the coding sequence ATGCCGGATTCATTTCGAGAGCGACAGCGGGCGGCGAGCCGCCAGTACTTCACCGGCTATCTGCCCGGACTTCGGGGTCAACTTCTGATACCCGGGCTGCGTTCTCTCTCGTGCGCGCTCGGCGTGTCCCTGACCGATGTCGAGGGCGCCGCCTGGACACTGGTCGTGGCGTCCGGACGCCTTGTGGCGATTGAAGCGGGCACCGAGGCGGCCCAGTGCGTATTTATGCTGGAGTCGGGCACGTTGCTCGAAATCGTTACCGGAACCCTGCCACCGGACCGGGCCTTCTTCGACCTGCGGATTGAGATCGAGGGGGATATCGCCCTCGGCCTGCAACTGAGCACGGTGCTGGAGCCCTTTTTTGCGCAACATGCGTTTCGATTGAGTCATTCTTGA